The genomic interval GGAGGATGAGGACGAAGATGAGGACGTGTCAGACATCTGCATAGTCAAGGTGGAGTCTGCCCTCGAGGTGGCGCACCGGCTCAAACCCCCTGGAGGCCTGGGAGGGGGTCTGGGTATTGGGAGCTCTGTAAGCAGCCACCTTGGGGAGTTGGCCCAGAGTAGCGTGGCCCCCAGCACTGTAGCCCCACCACAAGGTGTGGTGAAGGCCTGCTACAGCCTGTCGGAGGACGCAGAAGGGGAGGGCCTGCTGTTGATCCCAGGAGGCCGGGCCAGTGTGGGGGCCACCTCGGGCCTAGTGGAAGCGGCAGCGGTGGCCATGGCTgcccggggggcggggggcagccTTGGGGCAGGGGGCAGCCGGGGTCCCTTGCCAGGGGGTTTCTCAGGTGGAAACCCCTTGAAGAACATCAAGTGCACCAAGTGCCCGGAAGTGTTCCAGGGCGTGGAGAAGCTGGTCTTCCACATGCGTGCGCAGCACTTCATCTTCATGTGCCCGCGCTGCGGCAAGCAGTTCAACCACAGCAGCAACCTCAACCGCCACATGAACGTGCACCGTGGCGTCAAGTCGCACTCGTGCGGCATCTGCGGCAAGTGCTTCACACAGAAGTCTACACTGCACGACCACCTCAATCTGCACTCGGGAGCGCGGCCCTATCGCTGCTCCTACTGCGATGTGCGCTTTGCCCACAAGCCTGCCATTAGGCGGCACCTCAAGGAACAGCACGGCAAGACCACTGCGGAGAACGTGCTGGAGGCCAGCGTGGCCGAGATCAACGTCCTCATCCGCTAACTAGCGGAGCCAGCGTGGAGGCCAGGAGGCTGGGGTCCCTGGGCTGGGTGGGAAGAGGGGTTTTACGCCCAGGAGAATTGGGGGGTGGGGAATCTGGGGCAGACACATCcctagggagggagggaggagattccttggaaagaaGACCCTGCCTGTCAGCAGAAGAAAAGGATGGAGCTGGGGACAGGGTTCTTTGACAAGACCAAGAGAATATAGGGTCCCAAAGAAAGATTTCTTCTTGTAGAGGTGCATGGATatgtggagggaggggaagggtccTATACAATAAGGAAAAGCAAAGACTGGAAAATGTTTTTTCCTGGCTAAGGCTGCCCAGGAGAAG from Ictidomys tridecemlineatus isolate mIctTri1 chromosome 8, mIctTri1.hap1, whole genome shotgun sequence carries:
- the Zbtb12 gene encoding zinc finger and BTB domain-containing protein 12: MASGVEVLRFQLPGHEAATLRNMNQLRAEERFCDVTIVADSLKFRGHKVILAACSPFLRDQFLLNPSSELQVSLMHSARIVADLLLSCYTGALEFAVRDIVNYLTAASYLQMEHVVEKCRNALSQFIEPKIGLKEDGVSEASLVSSVSATKSLLPPARTPKPAPKPPPPPPLPPPLLRPVKLEFPLDEDLELKAEEEDEDEDEDVSDICIVKVESALEVAHRLKPPGGLGGGLGIGSSVSSHLGELAQSSVAPSTVAPPQGVVKACYSLSEDAEGEGLLLIPGGRASVGATSGLVEAAAVAMAARGAGGSLGAGGSRGPLPGGFSGGNPLKNIKCTKCPEVFQGVEKLVFHMRAQHFIFMCPRCGKQFNHSSNLNRHMNVHRGVKSHSCGICGKCFTQKSTLHDHLNLHSGARPYRCSYCDVRFAHKPAIRRHLKEQHGKTTAENVLEASVAEINVLIR